The DNA window GCGATCGGGGTCTCCCCGCCGACCAGTTCCAGGGTGAGCCCGGTGGTGTGCGGGGCGGTCAGCAGGGCGAGCAGGACCCGGGCCACGTCGGCGCGGGTGACCGGCCCGGGGTCGACGTGCCGGGCCAGGGTGATCCGGCCGACCGGCGCGTCGTCGGTGAGCCGGCCGGGGCGCAGCACGGTCACGTCGAGGTCCCGGCCGGTGACGTCGTCCTCGGCGGCTTTCTTCGCCCGCAGGTACGCCGCCCACACCTCGTCGGTGCCGGCCCTCGGGGGCCGGTCCACGCCCATCGAGGAGACCAGCAGGTAGCGGCGGACCCCGGCGCGTTGCGCGGCGTCGGCGAGC is part of the Micromonospora halotolerans genome and encodes:
- a CDS encoding NAD(P)H-binding protein, with protein sequence MRVVIAGGHGKIAKLLERELAGRGDSAVGLIRNPGHEAALRAAGAEPVVCDLEHTDVDTLAGHLAGADAVVFAAGAGPGSGAARKDTVDRAAAVLLADAAQRAGVRRYLLVSSMGVDRPPRAGTDEVWAAYLRAKKAAEDDVTGRDLDVTVLRPGRLTDDAPVGRITLARHVDPGPVTRADVARVLLALLTAPHTTGLTLELVGGETPIAEAVRAAG